A part of Myxococcus landrumus genomic DNA contains:
- a CDS encoding serine/threonine-protein kinase yields MRTEIHSVQPVTHAAWSADPLVGQVLHGRFQVLAPLGVEGPVRLYRALQLPARREVVLRVLSTSSSEGEAQRAFLQEARGAARLGHPNTVTVLDAGRTDDGTVYVAMEWVQGRTLAEQLAAGPLAWEQAVALARGVGRSLRHAHQRGVVHGEVSSSNVLLVTDGEHLHVKVRGFGRARPVAAKTEHLSVRGATEGGVLPDAPAYMAPERARHVVDASGDVYSLGVVLYEMLVGRVPFVSEDPLELVFAHHKELPPRFAELRPDLDIPAAVEAVVRRCLEKQPEQRFASMDAALEALREVGGEGHVHASVSELRAPAPRWVSAVTGLFRD; encoded by the coding sequence ATGAGAACCGAGATTCATTCCGTTCAACCCGTGACGCACGCCGCCTGGAGCGCGGACCCCTTGGTGGGGCAGGTGCTGCACGGCCGTTTCCAGGTGTTGGCGCCGCTGGGCGTCGAGGGGCCGGTGCGCCTGTACCGCGCCCTCCAGCTCCCCGCGCGGCGCGAGGTGGTGCTGCGAGTGTTGAGCACTTCGTCTTCGGAGGGAGAAGCACAGCGGGCATTTCTTCAGGAGGCCCGGGGCGCCGCGCGGCTGGGGCATCCGAACACCGTCACCGTGCTCGATGCCGGACGGACGGACGATGGCACCGTGTACGTCGCCATGGAGTGGGTGCAGGGCCGCACGTTGGCGGAGCAGCTCGCGGCGGGGCCGCTGGCGTGGGAGCAGGCGGTGGCGCTGGCGCGAGGCGTGGGGCGTTCCCTGCGCCACGCTCACCAGCGGGGCGTGGTGCACGGCGAGGTGTCCTCGTCGAACGTCCTGCTGGTGACGGATGGGGAGCACCTGCACGTGAAGGTGCGAGGCTTCGGCCGGGCCCGGCCTGTCGCCGCGAAGACGGAGCACCTCTCGGTGCGAGGCGCCACGGAGGGCGGGGTGTTGCCGGACGCTCCCGCGTACATGGCGCCGGAGCGCGCGCGCCACGTGGTGGACGCGAGCGGTGACGTCTATTCGCTGGGCGTGGTGCTGTACGAGATGCTGGTGGGGCGCGTGCCCTTCGTGTCGGAGGACCCGCTGGAGCTGGTCTTCGCCCACCACAAGGAGCTGCCGCCGCGCTTCGCCGAGCTTCGCCCGGACCTGGACATCCCCGCCGCCGTGGAGGCCGTGGTCCGTCGTTGTCTGGAGAAGCAGCCCGAGCAGCGCTTCGCCTCCATGGATGCGGCGCTGGAGGCGCTGCGGGAGGTGGGCGGCGAAGGACACGTGCACGCCTCGGTGAGCGAGCTTCGGGCTCCAGCGCCCCGGTGGGTCTCGGCCGTCACGGGCCTCTTCCGGGACTGA
- a CDS encoding lytic transglycosylase domain-containing protein, protein MGRKRAAAGGFSIPWWAWVGLAAVTPVVLINVAVAWLGDTTVSPLSLSFLEMKVNALRAYGAHRPSCLLDGHEPLEPLIARAERRHGLPPGLLHALVLVESEGRVHRISPAGAMGPGQLMPTTAAMLGVDDPFDPAPALEGSARYLAEQLRRFRDVRLAVAAYNAGPGSVNGRVPRNGETEYYVPKVLAAWVLTRPPPPPPRPVPVVVARARPAPAPATVKPARKPVASVPVRTIESPQPVQRARPTAVTPARKPVAAKPAAPVRPKATIKPPAAPAKTPVRATQAKPASAQVSTRPG, encoded by the coding sequence GTGGGACGCAAGCGGGCCGCTGCGGGCGGCTTCAGCATTCCGTGGTGGGCGTGGGTGGGGCTGGCGGCGGTGACGCCGGTGGTGCTCATCAACGTGGCCGTGGCGTGGCTGGGGGACACGACGGTGTCGCCGCTGTCGCTCTCGTTCCTGGAGATGAAGGTGAATGCGCTGCGCGCGTATGGGGCGCACCGGCCTTCGTGTCTGCTGGATGGGCATGAGCCGCTGGAGCCGCTCATCGCGCGCGCGGAGCGGCGGCATGGCCTGCCTCCGGGGTTGTTGCATGCGCTGGTGTTGGTGGAGTCGGAGGGGCGCGTGCATCGCATCTCGCCCGCGGGGGCGATGGGGCCGGGGCAGTTGATGCCGACGACGGCGGCGATGCTCGGGGTGGATGACCCGTTCGACCCGGCACCGGCGCTGGAGGGGAGTGCGCGGTACCTGGCGGAGCAGCTGCGGCGGTTCCGGGACGTGCGGCTCGCGGTGGCCGCGTACAACGCGGGCCCGGGCTCGGTGAACGGGCGCGTGCCGAGGAATGGGGAGACGGAGTACTACGTGCCCAAGGTGCTCGCGGCCTGGGTGCTCACGCGGCCTCCTCCACCGCCTCCGAGACCTGTTCCCGTGGTGGTGGCACGCGCGAGACCTGCTCCAGCGCCGGCGACGGTGAAACCCGCGCGCAAGCCGGTGGCGTCGGTGCCCGTCAGGACCATCGAGAGTCCACAGCCTGTGCAGAGAGCCCGGCCCACGGCCGTGACACCCGCGCGCAAGCCCGTGGCGGCCAAGCCCGCGGCTCCGGTTCGGCCGAAGGCCACGATCAAGCCTCCGGCGGCGCCAGCGAAGACGCCGGTGCGAGCAACGCAGGCAAAGCCCGCATCAGCCCAGGTGAGCACCCGGCCGGGGTGA
- a CDS encoding carboxypeptidase-like regulatory domain-containing protein: MIDEVDQRLKSWVGRIAGNAPVYLGVPDRETVEHGVCLYLLELGPAPLSRGGRRTPLQISVCYLVTAGADSPERAHRLLGELVFAALEEAEFEVDLTPVPSAIWAGLRVPPRPGFRLRLAVRRDRPQSVVHHVRFPSVAPLAVAEALLGCVVGPGGKPIAGALVELPALSLATRTDDQGCFRFPRVPPVASVGRLEVRARGELLALGPEVLAAGPQPLLIRLPLKED; encoded by the coding sequence ATGATCGACGAAGTCGATCAGCGCTTGAAGTCGTGGGTGGGCCGCATTGCCGGCAACGCTCCCGTGTACCTGGGGGTACCCGACCGTGAGACTGTCGAACACGGCGTGTGTCTGTACCTGCTGGAGCTGGGGCCCGCTCCATTGTCGCGGGGCGGACGCCGCACGCCGCTCCAGATATCCGTCTGCTACCTCGTCACGGCGGGCGCGGACTCACCGGAGCGTGCGCACCGGCTGTTGGGGGAGCTGGTCTTCGCGGCGCTGGAGGAAGCGGAGTTCGAGGTGGACCTCACGCCCGTGCCCTCCGCCATCTGGGCGGGGCTGAGGGTGCCGCCGCGCCCGGGCTTCCGGCTGAGGTTGGCGGTGCGCAGGGACCGGCCTCAATCCGTGGTGCACCACGTGCGGTTTCCCTCTGTCGCCCCCCTGGCGGTGGCGGAGGCGTTGCTGGGGTGTGTGGTGGGGCCGGGGGGCAAGCCCATCGCGGGGGCGCTGGTGGAGCTGCCCGCGCTGAGCCTCGCCACGCGCACGGACGACCAGGGCTGTTTTCGTTTTCCCCGCGTGCCGCCCGTGGCCTCGGTGGGCCGGCTGGAGGTGCGCGCCCGAGGGGAATTGCTCGCGTTGGGGCCGGAGGTGCTCGCCGCCGGGCCGCAACCCCTGCTCATCCGCTTGCCGTTGAAGGAGGACTGA
- a CDS encoding STAS/SEC14 domain-containing protein — translation MPFQITVHEQDRILEVVYPSQVTSADLSEYLTAVKKAIVGFAGEWSALVDQSQLRVMPTDVVASMAALNAYAQLHGMKRSARVVTDAPSGLQAWRMTKRAMLTIPTRTFETRQEAIAWLRDPDAD, via the coding sequence ATGCCCTTTCAGATCACCGTTCACGAGCAGGACCGAATCCTCGAGGTCGTCTATCCCTCCCAAGTCACCTCCGCTGACCTGTCGGAGTACCTGACAGCGGTGAAGAAGGCGATTGTTGGCTTCGCGGGAGAGTGGTCGGCGCTGGTGGACCAGTCCCAGCTCCGGGTCATGCCCACGGATGTCGTGGCCTCCATGGCGGCGCTCAACGCGTACGCGCAGCTGCACGGAATGAAGCGCTCCGCGCGAGTCGTCACCGACGCTCCGTCCGGCCTCCAGGCGTGGCGGATGACCAAGCGAGCGATGCTGACCATCCCCACGCGCACCTTCGAGACGCGGCAGGAAGCCATCGCGTGGCTGCGCGACCCTGACGCGGACTGA
- a CDS encoding phage tail protein produces MAEAEAPEAASREQDSRARARVLADPFRAYPFKLRIDGIIEGHFTQCSGLEVEALGPLLRARGSESVPMVDMTLRHGVSQSPALWSWFLASMNGVSRCRDVSVLLLDGDGVTERLRWTLNVAWPKKWRAAPLDALGKRIAIDSLTLIFESLTRG; encoded by the coding sequence ATGGCTGAAGCCGAAGCCCCCGAGGCCGCGTCGCGGGAGCAGGACTCGCGCGCGCGGGCACGTGTGCTCGCGGACCCGTTTCGCGCGTACCCCTTCAAGCTGCGCATCGACGGAATCATCGAAGGGCACTTCACCCAGTGCTCGGGGCTGGAGGTGGAGGCGCTGGGGCCGCTGCTCCGGGCCCGAGGCTCCGAGTCCGTCCCGATGGTGGACATGACGTTGCGCCATGGGGTCTCCCAGTCGCCGGCGCTGTGGAGCTGGTTCCTCGCGTCGATGAATGGGGTTTCGCGGTGCAGGGACGTGTCGGTCCTGCTGTTGGATGGCGATGGGGTGACGGAGCGGCTGCGGTGGACGCTCAACGTGGCCTGGCCGAAGAAGTGGCGGGCGGCGCCGTTGGATGCGTTGGGAAAGCGCATCGCCATCGACTCACTGACCCTCATCTTCGAGTCGCTCACCCGTGGCTAG
- the serA gene encoding phosphoglycerate dehydrogenase yields the protein MSTARFPPSPTRPILNEGPFRALLLENIHPSAEEMLKAEGFQVERLASALKPAELAERLKGVHLLGIRSKTTVPPESLVHAEDLLAIGAFCIGTNQVDLTAANTHGIPVFNAPFSNTRSVAEMVVAEVIVLTRQLFDRSREVHTGQWRKVATGSHEVRGKTLGIIGYGHIGSQLGVLAESLGMRVLYFDVMTKLPLGNSRAVATLDELLAQSDFVTLHVPALTSTHMMMGAEQMAKMKKGACLINASRGTVVDIAALAAALRSKHLGGAAVDVYPEEPEGNSDGFVTELQGIPNVVLTPHIGGSTEEAQASIGKEVATSLSKFFRTGATTGAVNFPMVEAPLIPGTHRILNVHRNIPGVLRDINRIVSDLNANIHAQVLSTDSNIGYLVMDLDQDVSRPVCDAIAGLTTDIKTRIVS from the coding sequence ATGAGCACTGCCCGGTTCCCGCCGTCCCCGACGCGCCCCATCCTCAACGAGGGTCCGTTCCGCGCCCTGCTGCTGGAGAACATCCACCCCTCGGCCGAGGAGATGCTGAAGGCCGAAGGCTTCCAGGTGGAGCGGCTGGCCTCCGCGCTCAAGCCCGCGGAGCTGGCCGAGCGCCTCAAGGGCGTTCACCTCCTGGGCATCCGCAGCAAGACGACAGTGCCCCCCGAGTCGCTGGTCCACGCGGAGGACCTGCTCGCCATCGGCGCCTTCTGCATCGGCACCAACCAGGTGGACCTGACGGCGGCGAACACGCACGGCATCCCCGTCTTCAACGCGCCCTTCAGCAACACGCGCAGCGTGGCGGAGATGGTCGTGGCGGAGGTCATCGTCCTCACGCGCCAGCTCTTCGACCGCAGCCGCGAGGTGCACACGGGCCAGTGGCGCAAGGTTGCCACGGGCAGCCATGAGGTGCGCGGCAAGACGCTGGGCATCATCGGCTACGGGCACATCGGCTCGCAGCTGGGCGTGCTGGCCGAGTCGCTGGGCATGCGGGTGCTGTACTTCGACGTGATGACGAAGCTGCCCCTGGGCAACTCGCGCGCGGTGGCCACGCTGGACGAGCTGCTGGCGCAGTCCGACTTCGTCACGCTCCACGTCCCGGCGCTGACGTCCACGCACATGATGATGGGCGCCGAGCAGATGGCGAAGATGAAGAAGGGCGCCTGCCTCATCAACGCCAGCCGGGGCACCGTGGTGGACATCGCCGCGCTGGCGGCCGCGCTGCGCTCCAAGCACCTGGGCGGCGCCGCGGTGGACGTCTACCCGGAGGAGCCGGAAGGCAACTCGGATGGATTCGTCACCGAGTTGCAGGGGATTCCCAATGTCGTCCTCACGCCGCACATCGGCGGCTCCACGGAGGAGGCGCAGGCGTCCATCGGCAAGGAAGTGGCCACCAGCCTCTCCAAGTTCTTCCGGACGGGCGCGACGACGGGCGCGGTGAACTTCCCCATGGTGGAGGCGCCGCTCATCCCCGGCACGCACCGCATCCTCAACGTGCACCGCAACATCCCCGGCGTGCTGCGCGACATCAACCGCATCGTCTCGGACCTGAACGCGAACATCCACGCGCAGGTGCTCAGCACGGACTCCAACATCGGCTACCTGGTCATGGACCTGGACCAGGACGTGTCCCGCCCGGTGTGCGACGCCATCGCCGGCCTGACGACGGACATCAAGACGCGCATCGTCTCCTGA
- a CDS encoding serine protease, whose product MHPPRNGAARILLGALMCTFALAACAPGPESPPGEEAPETGAGEHPVVYGNDDRTDVYAHADALLQERARRSTVALMFPESINTRDPNNVTFNGDTLGAAEGLCSDQRFRDDPAPAWCSGTLIDDDLVLTAGHCIENATDCADTRFVFNFYRTSATALQTVTTEDIFSCRSIVVRRDATSGGRTLDYAIIKLDRSAAPRFEPAPIRPGNTALAVSANIAVIGSGSGIPFKIDSGGKVRDGRAGTLDYFVANTDTFGGNSGSGVYDVESHTVAGILVRGSKDYVSRGGCYVVNTCSETGCDGEDITYVRPAVDALCQASTSTRLCGSGPPPTGGTSFTFTASNTSSATFNTTNKTVTLTAGQKITLGTCGVTGAAITGDSFLRLFGPGGTQVAANDDGCGGRGSHLSFTATIAGAYEIRAGCYSAESCSGTVAWTLTSTGPAPTRGSLEFSASDTGHAMANTTNQDLPLTEGQSVSFGTCTEPGASGTGDTVLRLYNSAGQQVTSSDDACGLLSYASYTVPPGAGGTYQLRAGCYGASTCGGVVTWTVR is encoded by the coding sequence ATGCATCCCCCCCGGAACGGCGCCGCCAGGATTCTGCTTGGCGCGCTGATGTGTACCTTCGCCCTCGCGGCCTGCGCCCCCGGCCCCGAGTCACCGCCGGGAGAAGAAGCACCGGAGACAGGCGCCGGCGAGCACCCGGTGGTCTACGGCAACGACGACCGCACGGACGTCTACGCGCACGCGGACGCGCTGCTGCAAGAGCGCGCGAGGCGCTCCACCGTGGCGCTGATGTTTCCGGAGTCCATCAACACCCGCGACCCGAACAACGTCACCTTCAACGGCGACACCCTGGGCGCGGCGGAGGGCCTGTGCAGCGACCAGCGCTTCCGCGACGACCCGGCGCCCGCGTGGTGCTCCGGCACGCTCATCGACGATGACCTGGTGCTGACGGCCGGCCACTGCATCGAGAACGCGACCGACTGCGCGGACACCCGCTTCGTCTTCAACTTCTACCGGACGTCCGCCACCGCGCTGCAGACGGTGACGACGGAGGACATCTTCTCCTGCCGCTCCATCGTCGTTCGCCGGGATGCGACCTCCGGAGGCCGCACGCTGGACTACGCCATCATCAAGCTGGACCGCTCCGCCGCGCCCCGCTTCGAGCCCGCGCCCATCCGCCCCGGCAACACCGCGCTGGCCGTGAGCGCGAACATCGCGGTCATCGGCTCCGGCAGCGGCATCCCCTTCAAGATTGATTCGGGCGGCAAGGTGCGCGACGGCCGCGCGGGCACGCTGGACTACTTCGTCGCCAACACGGACACCTTCGGCGGCAACTCCGGCTCGGGCGTCTACGACGTGGAGAGCCACACGGTGGCCGGCATCCTGGTGCGCGGCTCGAAGGACTACGTCTCGCGAGGGGGATGCTACGTCGTCAACACCTGCTCGGAGACGGGCTGCGATGGCGAGGACATCACCTACGTGCGCCCCGCCGTCGACGCGCTCTGCCAGGCGTCCACCAGCACGCGGCTGTGTGGCTCCGGCCCGCCGCCCACGGGCGGCACCTCCTTCACCTTCACCGCCTCCAACACCTCCAGCGCCACGTTCAACACCACGAACAAGACGGTGACGCTGACGGCGGGACAGAAAATCACCCTGGGCACCTGCGGCGTCACGGGCGCCGCCATCACCGGGGACTCCTTCCTGCGCCTGTTCGGCCCGGGCGGCACCCAGGTCGCCGCCAACGATGACGGCTGCGGCGGCCGAGGCTCCCACCTGTCCTTCACCGCGACCATCGCGGGCGCGTACGAGATTCGCGCGGGCTGCTACTCCGCCGAGTCCTGCTCCGGCACCGTGGCCTGGACGCTGACGTCCACCGGACCCGCCCCCACCCGGGGCTCGCTCGAGTTCTCCGCCAGCGACACGGGCCACGCGATGGCGAACACCACGAACCAGGACCTCCCCCTGACGGAGGGCCAGAGCGTCTCCTTCGGCACCTGCACGGAGCCGGGCGCCTCTGGCACGGGAGACACCGTCCTGCGTCTGTACAACAGCGCGGGCCAGCAGGTGACGAGCAGCGACGACGCCTGCGGCCTGCTCTCCTACGCCAGCTACACCGTGCCTCCGGGCGCGGGCGGCACCTACCAGCTCCGCGCGGGCTGCTACGGCGCCAGCACCTGTGGCGGCGTGGTGACGTGGACCGTCCGGTAG
- a CDS encoding TetR/AcrR family transcriptional regulator yields MEADKRPGRPGGRRETARRERTKELEDAALRLFVERGLDAVTIDDITQAAGVAKGTFYRYFDDKAALVDALLEPVRGELLSGLEACGRALAQARGVEAMFEAYRAMAAVIASALLQYPSVVRLYLQESRGPAVGARRKVAELSREVSRHAVDITRGAHTHGLLRPIRPAVSGLAVVGAVERLLLAVLSEEDIGNPLELPDALTTLVLDGLRVPSGGKEGRRKLDGGGKRP; encoded by the coding sequence GTGGAGGCGGACAAGCGCCCGGGGAGGCCGGGTGGCCGGAGGGAAACGGCGCGGCGGGAGCGGACGAAGGAGTTGGAGGACGCGGCGCTGCGGCTCTTCGTGGAGCGGGGGCTGGACGCGGTGACCATCGACGACATCACCCAGGCGGCGGGCGTGGCCAAGGGGACGTTCTACCGGTACTTCGACGACAAGGCGGCGTTGGTGGACGCGTTGTTGGAGCCGGTGCGGGGGGAGCTGCTGTCGGGGTTGGAGGCGTGTGGCCGGGCGCTCGCGCAGGCGCGGGGCGTGGAGGCGATGTTCGAGGCGTACCGGGCGATGGCGGCGGTCATCGCGAGCGCGCTGTTGCAGTACCCCAGCGTGGTGCGGCTGTACCTCCAGGAGAGCCGAGGCCCCGCGGTGGGAGCCCGCAGGAAGGTGGCGGAGTTGTCGCGGGAGGTGTCGCGGCACGCGGTGGACATCACGCGCGGGGCGCACACGCATGGGTTGCTGCGGCCGATTCGTCCGGCGGTGAGCGGGCTGGCGGTGGTGGGGGCGGTGGAGCGGCTGTTGTTGGCGGTGTTGAGCGAGGAGGACATCGGCAATCCGCTGGAGCTGCCGGACGCGCTCACGACGTTGGTGTTGGACGGACTGCGGGTGCCGTCGGGGGGAAAGGAAGGGCGCCGGAAGTTGGACGGGGGCGGAAAGCGCCCTTAA
- a CDS encoding FAD-binding oxidoreductase, producing MSSAPLPADFLQALTEGFPVDFLTREPEELSEYGRDWTRVYAPAPSAVALPRTTDEVSRLLALCHQHGVAVVPSGGRTGLAGGAVASKGEVVLSLQRMTHLGPVDLLGNTVRVQAGAVTEAVHRHCAEHGLTWPVDFASKGSSTVGGNIATNAGGVKVIRYGLTRNWVLGLQVVTAEGRVLELNGALEKNNTGLDLRQLFIGSEGTLGVITEATLKLTQLPGKQDVFLFAVPDVAAVLRLFRDARQQTAFVISAYEFFTDRCLARVQRHRKLRSPFEAPSGCYVLLEAEAKDAAAVEAWLGSLFERGLVTDGTQAQGAAQASELWALREGISESLSATGLPHKNDISLPVAGLEAFCAELESVFQSRYPGWEICLFGHIGDGNLHVNVMKPDALEKAEFLAHTKQADPTMFELVRKHAGSISAEHGIGLLKKDYLGYSRTEEELALLRALKRTLDPRGVLNPGKILDV from the coding sequence ATGTCCAGCGCCCCGCTCCCCGCAGACTTCCTCCAGGCCCTCACCGAGGGGTTCCCCGTAGACTTCCTCACGCGGGAGCCGGAGGAGCTGAGCGAGTACGGTCGGGACTGGACGCGCGTCTACGCCCCCGCCCCCAGCGCGGTGGCCCTGCCTCGCACCACGGATGAGGTGTCCCGGCTGCTCGCGCTGTGCCACCAGCACGGCGTGGCGGTGGTGCCCTCCGGCGGGCGCACGGGGCTCGCGGGCGGCGCGGTGGCCTCGAAGGGCGAGGTGGTGTTGTCACTTCAACGCATGACGCACCTGGGCCCGGTGGACCTGCTCGGCAACACGGTGCGAGTGCAGGCGGGCGCGGTGACGGAGGCGGTGCACCGGCACTGCGCCGAGCACGGCCTCACCTGGCCGGTGGACTTCGCCTCCAAGGGCTCCAGCACGGTGGGCGGCAACATCGCCACCAACGCGGGCGGCGTGAAGGTCATCCGCTACGGCCTCACCCGCAACTGGGTGCTGGGCCTCCAGGTGGTGACGGCCGAGGGCCGCGTGCTGGAGCTCAACGGCGCGCTGGAGAAGAACAACACCGGCCTGGACCTGCGCCAGCTCTTCATCGGCAGCGAGGGCACCCTGGGCGTCATCACCGAGGCCACCCTCAAGCTCACCCAGCTCCCCGGCAAGCAGGACGTCTTTCTCTTCGCCGTGCCGGATGTGGCCGCCGTGCTGCGGCTGTTCCGGGACGCCCGTCAGCAGACGGCCTTCGTCATCTCCGCCTACGAGTTCTTCACCGACCGGTGCCTGGCGCGCGTGCAGCGCCACCGCAAGCTGCGCTCACCCTTCGAGGCCCCCAGCGGCTGCTACGTGCTGCTGGAGGCGGAGGCGAAGGACGCGGCGGCGGTGGAGGCGTGGCTGGGCTCGCTCTTTGAACGGGGCCTGGTGACGGACGGCACCCAGGCGCAGGGCGCGGCGCAGGCCTCGGAGCTGTGGGCGCTGCGCGAGGGCATCAGCGAGAGCCTGTCCGCCACGGGCCTGCCCCACAAGAACGACATCTCGCTGCCCGTCGCGGGCCTGGAGGCGTTCTGCGCGGAGCTGGAGTCCGTCTTCCAGTCGCGCTACCCGGGGTGGGAAATCTGCCTCTTCGGCCACATCGGCGACGGCAACCTGCACGTCAACGTGATGAAGCCAGACGCCCTGGAGAAGGCGGAGTTCCTGGCCCACACGAAGCAGGCGGACCCCACCATGTTCGAGCTGGTGCGCAAGCACGCGGGCAGCATCTCCGCGGAGCACGGCATCGGCCTGCTCAAGAAGGACTACCTGGGCTACTCGCGCACGGAGGAGGAGCTGGCGCTCCTGCGCGCGCTCAAGCGGACCCTGGACCCCCGGGGCGTGCTCAACCCCGGGAAGATATTGGACGTCTGA
- a CDS encoding dihydrofolate reductase family protein, with protein MQPQKRKLTYHVATTLDGFIAREDHSFDCFMNEGDHVTEYFATLRTYGAVVMGRKTYDIGLRFGVTNPYPYLETYVVSRSLKESPDPKVGLISDDVVGAVRALKAQEGKDIYLAGGGELATQLFTAGLVDEVLIKLNPLLLGSGISLVSRLGSHINLELLSTKVYRTGVVLLQYGVKR; from the coding sequence ATGCAACCCCAGAAGCGCAAGCTCACCTACCACGTCGCCACCACGCTCGACGGATTCATCGCCCGCGAGGACCACTCGTTCGACTGCTTCATGAACGAGGGCGACCACGTCACCGAGTACTTCGCCACGCTGCGCACCTACGGCGCGGTGGTGATGGGCCGCAAGACGTATGACATCGGCCTGCGGTTCGGCGTCACGAACCCCTACCCGTACCTGGAGACCTACGTCGTCTCCCGCTCGCTGAAGGAGAGCCCGGACCCCAAGGTCGGCCTCATCTCCGACGACGTCGTCGGCGCGGTGCGAGCGCTGAAGGCCCAGGAGGGCAAGGACATCTACCTGGCGGGCGGTGGCGAGCTCGCGACCCAGTTGTTCACCGCGGGGCTGGTGGATGAGGTCCTCATCAAGCTGAACCCGCTGCTGCTCGGCTCCGGGATTTCGCTCGTCTCGCGGTTGGGCTCACACATCAACCTGGAGCTGCTCTCGACCAAGGTCTACCGGACCGGCGTCGTCCTGCTCCAGTACGGCGTCAAGCGGTGA